Below is a genomic region from Halictus rubicundus isolate RS-2024b chromosome 11, iyHalRubi1_principal, whole genome shotgun sequence.
CGACaaaattttttctttgcaaTGCAGAGTTGCTCACTAATAACACTTCTTTTACTATCATATCGTCCTCTTGCCTCAAATTATAATTATCATCTTTAACATCTTCTTTAACTTCCATCTCTTCGCATATTATGGTTTCTTCTATCACATCTTCCGACCATATCTCGATTTCGTTAGAATTTGCTTGCATTACGTCGTCTTTACTAGGATTGCCGACAACTACTTGGTGGACATCCTCGGGACTAAGTTTCTCGGAGTGATCGATTATAGCGTCTATTCCGTCTTGACTATCGCTTTCACTAGTGTCCTTTTTATATTGTAACGTTGAATATTCACTCTCCTCGTTAATTACAAGTATATTACTATTGGAGGCATTCTTATGCTTATTCGGTTTCCTCAATGAATTTTGATTCTTTCTAGGAAGCAGCTGGTTCTGATCATCCCCGGTACTTTTGCTATCTTCCGTATCATTCGGATAAGATATTTGCAAAATATCCCCGTTAACTTTCTTTTCTTCTAATTGTTTCTTAGCTATTTGCCTACTGGATTTTCGAACAGGTACATACTTAACTGTCGATTTCACTGATGTTTTCATTTCAGTTTTGCGTCTGCGTGCCATTTTGATTCCATAAATATTCTCTTAATCTGTAATATTTAACGGAAATATTAGCAACAGACACGAGTCTCGTGTTCTTTTCAACAATACATCTGACAGAAAAATTAGAATCAAATACAAATATAGATGTAAAAAATGTTACCAATTGTTTCATCACAGTCTTTTATACAAGAGTGAAAAAATAATACctttatcaatttattattcCAATAATGAATagcaaacaataataatttcataaaatggAATCGAGTGATCATTGAAAAGTATGCTTTTTAATATGATTTTGTTGAGTAACTAAAGATTGTAATCTTCGTACGCAACGTATTCTAAAATGTATTGTCATTTTTCAAGGAGCATACATAATTGTTTGAAAACCAAGATTAATTTGTAATCTTTCGATAAATATAATGATATACCGATTCAAGATATATAAATCTTTGATATTGAATGTTTTTATGGCTGatataagaatattacattaacaTATTTGTACTAACAACAAATGGATAGCATTCTTTCTTCAATGTACATGCTGCAACACATTTCGGTTAGATTGCACATTGTAGAGGGCAAAATTATGGAACACTTACCATATGcctttaaaataatatgttgTAAGCTAAAGATGATCATTGTTTAAGATGTTTCATGTAGTTTTCTAATGAACACTTTTTTTCTAGATCTCAGTCTTCCAGGGGAAGCATGAACATAATCTTGATCCGTTCTAAATCATTGCAACGATGATTATGTTCATTAAAAACAGCGAAGTTTAAGCGTTATTACAGAGTTTTGGCCCTCCAATAATGTAGAATTATACATTACACACTGATAGAACTTTTCCGCCAATGTAGAGATATCCGTCCCAGTCTTGACTGTTTTTCACTTTCCGTTCATCGCTCTCGACAGAAACGGTCCGAGATTTCTATTGCAATTAATACTTCCCAAGTCAACTTACAGATTTGTTTAGGCAAACATTAATCACCTGAATGAACGCATCATGAAGAAGTGCAAAGGATGCGTGATACTTGAATGATAAAGTGTGTATCTCAACCGCGTAAGTAGTTGCCTCTGAACATTGCTTGTTGTGCCATGTAGTGGCTACATATGGCGCAGGGCTGACTCTTACTTTAACAATTTTACTAAACTTTTCTTTTACCACTAGAACATGAATTTTAATCATTTACTTTTCTCATGCCAATTTATCGAATCTTCCTTTTACtattcaaaaataagtataaatgtTATGTTTCATTAGTTGGGCATAGTCTGAacgtaattcagttacgttagGACAAATGAATCCACCGTGCGTGTGCCAAATGATGGTTAACGAGGTATATTCGTGCTAACTCTAAGACGATTCTTCGACCAATAGCGATCCCTTACCATTGCACGTATTGTCGCTATTGGTCGAAAAATCGTGTTAGAGTTAACGCGAATACACTTTACCTAGTCGTCATCTGACGCGCGCACAGTACGTGTTCCGTCACGTGCTCCGTTTCTCATTGGTCCATTTTGCTTCCAACGAGAATCTTCTCAATTTCTAATTGGTCGTCGTCGTCATGTACTTTTTATACCTGTATTTATTTACATAAACACGAGTTTCTTTCGGGTGGAACAAATGATTTGTAAGCATGGTAGTTTTTCAGCAACTGTAATTTCCAAAATTCGCAAATATTTTCCTTGTGAATATAGCCTCGGAACTTATTTAAGTGTACGCATGCGTATGTAAATTTTAACATTCACGAAAATGTGCCGCCTTTTCCAACCTTACAAATTTCTTGCATCTTTCCTCCTCTTTTATCTATTGGcccagagaatgggatagaaatacaaatttaaagAGGCGGCAATGCTGTCCGCATGTAAGTTGTGACGTTAGTTGAGATCATaaacgttaaaaatttcaataagagTTTCGCCTTTGGTGTTTCTACTCCGTGTTAGTGCGGTTCAAATTTGACTTACGAAGACACAGTTCGTTTCAGATTTCTTTGAATGGCAGTTAATCGCGCTACAAAAAAAACATGTCCATTAATGTTACTGTCAACGGAAACCCTTTAAACATAAGGCAAGGCAGAATGGTGTTGTCCGATTTAGATCAAATTAAGAAAAATGAGAGGGACCGGCGTCGAAGGTTACGCTTGGAGCAGGTATGCATGTATTTACtaaattatttgaaacattaataaacaaacaCAATATTTGTATAAATATAAGGAGACACAATCTGTCAAATAGtattgaataattattttactGTATTACATAGTCGATAACAAAATTGAAATACTAAACCATAAATATTGAACAAATCATTTATATCCATAGGTAAGGCAACAGTCGAAAGAAATATCGGATAGACTTTTGGATCGTGTTAAGAATATAACTAAGCAAGAGCAAAAGAAGCTGGAGAGCAATGATGATTTGAGTTCGAGGCagttattcaatgaaaaaattatggaaaTTCAACAAAAATATCAAGAAGACATGGCAGATATTGGTCTGGCACATTTGTCTGCAATGTTGGAGCCTGATCACGATGAAATCTTACAGGAACaggaaagaaagaataaattagCAGCATCGAAAAGAGGAAGAGAAGCGGTAAAACAAATTTATGAGGAGCAAAAGGtaagatttttattatatacaattacttaggttgtaaatcttagtacatCATATTACCtagattaaaatttataaaagtatAAGTAACATCCGTGTAGAAAGAATCGGCGGAACAACAACACCAAAATCGACTGCGCCAAGTACGGGAATTGGAGAATCTAAGGTCCACAATGGTTGCAAAACTTCCTCGCGTAAACCTGCTGGAGGCAGACGTTGAAGAGAAAGAAATCGATGAAGGAAATAAACACAGGAAATCTGCTAAGAAAAAGACAAGGAAACAGTACTTTAAAAAGTCACcaggaaaaattacaaaatcataTACAAGGGTATAGTAGTCGGATATTAAAATAACAGTAAATGTGTAGGTTCTTGAAGTGGAACTGGGTAAATACACAAAACTAGAGTTTATGCAATGATCGACTTATTTTACAGATTTCCAGTGATTTAAAGACACGCTCGCCTCGTTTACAATCGAGACAAAAGATGTTGCACACTGATCCAAGAAAGGATGTTATGAGATCAGAAGAACAATCTGTCCCTACTTCTACTACAAATCCATCTGCATTAAAAAGTACAACTACAACATCAAATGCTGAAGAAATTGTGATAGAACTTGAATGCGATAAAATTCCAGAAAAAGTGACACCAACTTCAGCTGCAGAAGTTGACAAAACATTAAGGTATGCGCCGTGTAATTAGAATTTCAATATGAAACAGTAGCTAAaaccaaatttttaatattacagATACAATCCACGGGATTACGCACAGCCAACATCAGCTTCAACTTCTAACAGTCAAAGCGATAGCTCTAGTTCATTGAGCGATGATTGTTCATGTCTGCCTCCTAATAACGAACAATCGAAATGTATAAGAACACCAAAACAAAAAGTTAATTCCTCGGCAAATGATAAAGTACAATTATATGATCATAGTAAGCATCAAAGTAATGTATATAATAAACCAGTTGGTGTAGTTGAAAAAATACATGCATGGAACGAGGTTTGTAattgaaagcaaagaaaagaaattatttatagtGTAATAGATACACTCAATTCACAGCATACAGAATGTGTTATCCAACATTGACATTTCTAAATTATTCTTATCTGTAAGTCACATGCGTAATGATCTGCAAGTAGcctgcggatttctatgcacAATACAAAGTTTCCAAATCGATCGTAAGAAATGGGAGCTAGATTATCATTGCGAGATATGTATACGGTTTCAGTGATGGATAATTCATTCTATATAACTATGttctttaatattataaatCTGTGCAGCCAAGCGCAATAGACTTAGCTCAAGAAATCGAAAAGTCTGAAGCGGTTAAATCGCATTTAATGGAAAGTCGTAAAGCCACTGCTCAAAAGCGTGGCGAGGATGCGGTGTTGAGAGAAAAAGTGCGACGTGATTATCAAACCCTTCTGCAGAATTTGAATCATCTCGCGGTAGAGGAGCGTAAATTGAAGTCAAATCAAGCCGAACATTATCAGGTATTTGTCCGACTTTAAAACTATATTTTCTTATCGATGTTcaattcactgtattatgcTCACGTGCTGCTAGAACGACGCGCATATATTACAAGAACGGAGAAAAATGTTGAAGGACCAGCATAAGAAGAAGCTAAACCGTGCGCTGCAAACACTGTTGCCTGAAGAAAGTTTGGTACAATGCCCGTCATATCCTATAGAAAGACAAATAACTTTAATGcctagagaaaaagagaaagacgtTGACGTAAACGCTGTCTGGGTTGACCAATGTTGTGTCAGCGAACGTTCAGACAGCAGAGCTGTACAAAGCAGAAGGAAAGAACCAGAGACTTCGCGAGAGGAACAGATATTAGACATGTTAAAGAAGGTTGAAAAGCAGAAACAGCTTTTATTGAAAGAGTTTGGTGCCGATTTGCCAAGCGACATATTCAACGCATCCATGAAGCCTTTATTTGAGAAAGATAAATCGGTTCAAGCACAGTCAACTGTGCGTCAGGCTTCATCGATTCAACAAAGACCGTTGTCACCAGAGATTAAAGTAATAAGTGCACCTTGTTGCAGCGAAAGTATCCAGAAGGATAAGACGGAAACGAAAGAAAGCTCGTCCGTCCAAAAAGTAGAAATCGCTGTGCAAACTACCACGGAACCGAAACACGACGTGGTCCAAGACAAGAGTATTCAAGTAGAGATCGCACAGGAAAAAGGAAGCGAACCTAAGACGCCTAACGATGAAGTTGACAAGGTTCCCAGACACTATCCGCTTGAACCAAAAATTAAAGTTGTTACTCCGGAAGCGGACACTAACGACTCGACTAGCTCTGCATTTGCGAACACATTGAACGACACCGATAATCAGAATTTTGTACCAATCGCTACGAAACAAAAGCACAAGAGAGTTACTCCTAGAAAAGAGAAGCAAAAGTCTTTAGTCGGTGTAAGTAGAACGCCATCGTTTACGAAGAAGCTACCAAAAACTTTTTCATCAAGATCGCGTCTGCACGGTTTGAGGAAACCGGCCCGTACTATCACAAGTACGCCTAATGAGAGAATTAAAATCTATGTTAATAAGACCGGGTTGAATATCGAATTGAATCCAGCTCAAACGCCTGAGGTGACTGTAGACGCAAGCACCCAAAGTGCTTCCCAGACACGTTCCACAGGCGTGCAGAGTCAAATAATTACGCAAAGTTCCCAGATACGTTCCGCAGGCGTGCAAAATCAAACAGGTACCAAATCGTACAGCGTGAAATCGCAATCAACACAAATTAAAATGAGGGATATCTCGGACTCGTCTACATCTTTCGCTAGTCTTCCACCAATCAAGCCTAGAAACATTCTCGAAGCATTAAGCAATAATATATCTGTTCTTGAAATGTTAGACTCATCGGCGAATGAGAGCATGAAATTTCTGCGGGGGGATGTTACTCCAGTGTCGACGCCAGAAACTCCATCACCACGTACCATGGCAATGCCTTCGAATGTGCCTCATGCTTCTAGGCTCAGCAGAATGCTTAAATATGCATCGATAGACTCGCAAACGAATGACAGCAGTATTCTGTCGTCCAAAAATGATCAGCCAATGATGACAGATTCGTCTGGTTATCAGCAGAAAGAACGATCACCTCGGCATATGAGAAAGCATGCTTTGAAGCGAACTGTTTCTTCAAACGGTGCTTGCTCGTGTGAGAATCCAGAATGCAAATTAATGGACGCGAAATTTCATCATATTCGCGATTACGCGTTGAAGAACTGTCCCGAAATATTGCAAAAGTACGAGGACCTCCAAACTATGTGCACAGAAAGAATTGTGTCGTTGACGAATCTCATCGAGAAGGTTCGAAATGAACAGAAAGGTATGGTACAACGTTTCAGCATCGGATTggaattcattttattttagtttaagAAATTAGGCTCTTTTTCCCGGTCAAAACACGTTGATGCCCTATTGAATGGTTCAATACACCTGTATCGTTATACAAAATTGCAGACAATTATAAAGAACTCGACAAAGTTAATAATTCCACAATTGTTTTAGGGGTGGAACTTTCAATAATAAGTCCAGCCGATGAAACCAGTTTAATGCAACTACCTCCGGTGAAACCGAGGGACAACAATCTGCAAAGTGTTCGCGATCTCGTTGAGAATATAGAGGCAATTCATAACCAGCTCGCGAAAACGCTCGCTGAATCGCAAAACATTATAAAAAAGAACACGGTCTCGACGCAAGACAGCAATCAACTTGACGAGGCAGATGTTGAGACTCAAACGAATGAGGACATGCAGAAGATCACGTCTCCGTACGTAGCGTCGAAAGTAGAAGAGGAAACGGTGAAAGTTAAGCCAAGAATTATAAGCGACAAAAGAGTTAACATACAGCTGGACAACTACAGGATACAGCTCAGACCGAAAACGTTAGAGGCAGCAACGCAAGACGATAATTCTGGGCACACTTCGAAGTCACGTGACGAGCAGATGATAGAAACGTTGTCGCAAGAGATTCTAGAGCAAAGTAAGAgtcttaaaaataatttactagCAACGAAAGAGTGTATCGATTCATCGGTAGATCATACGCTTCAGACTGACGTTGTCGACTCTAACTTTTCTTTGAGCTCGACAAGATATGAGACGAGTAAGCCAGCACATTCTTCTGAAAAGGTAATTTGTATTTTCACTTAttaaataacactgtccaacataTCACTACATCAGccttattatttaaaaaacaaaatttgaatatgttggaCAGTGCATGTTAGTGTatcaggttgttgcatatggAATATGAAAATGTTACGAAGCGTTTTTGAGAGCGTGTTCGAAGCTGTTACGAATCCAACATTTCATATGCGCCAGCCTAACAGCTCTGAATTATTTTGTACCCTGTTGCGAACTTGTTTAGGTGAAAGAAACCAGAGATTTTGTTCGATTACTCGCGGACATTCCGAAAGTATCAAGACAAGTGGACGCATCTCTGCATGTCAATGGGAGAAGCAAACCACCAGTAAGCCTACTTAGCGGACCGTATAGGTAATTGATTTTATTCTACTATATTACTGCACTTTTCAAAGTGAcacttttaaagaaaattttaatttcaggACTGAGATTGAATCGTCAGTTCACGAACTGTCAACGATACTCGAGTTTGACACACCGGACACAGTGAGCAAAAGTCAGAGTAACGTTAAATCGCCATTATCAGTGAAAAAGATTGCAGAGTCGCGGGCGACTAAAGTTGTAATAGATCCAACGAAACATGTGTCTGCTTCAGCGAACATACACGACCAACGACAGTTCGCACAGTCTTACGATCCGTCCACATCGATGTTAACGTCAGAAGTTACGAAACATAGGGTACAAGCTACCGCAACTCGGTTTGATCATCCGGGAGCATTCAAGATTCTCACTTCCCGAATGGAAGGCAAGGAAACCATAAATAAAAAGTTACAATGCGATACGCAAAATAAGAGATTATCGCCGAAGGAACAGTTACAGCCGGCAATCCATTCTGCTGCTGATGTCGATGTAAATGGCGCGAGTAAAAATAACGACAAAATAACGTCGACAAGCTCGAACAGTTTTTCTGGACTGTCCGGGATTTCGCAAATAGCTAGTACACCGTCGTCCGACGTATTAAAGTATGCATCTTCTCCGGAAGAAATGGAGATAGCACTGAAAAAGCTTGGCTTAGGTTGGGCGATAACGACATTGAAAAAGACGAGAGAAGCAAGTGCCTTGAGCTCGTCATCTACTTCCGATGATCGAACGCCGATAACTACTGGCAAGAGAATATCACCTGTTAAAAAGCAATTTGAGAGTAATTACGGCTTACCAGATTTTAGCGACGTGTCTTCTATATCCGTGAAAGAAGCTAGTAAGAGTACCGAGCATGCGGTGCTTCTCAAAGGGAGAACCTCGacacctttgcactcgaaattaCACAATTCCAATTCGAACAACAGCGCGACAACGAACACTAGTAGCACAAACGTTTCTGAAAACTTGCAGGAACCCAGCGAAGGTTTGATCATTCCTGACATAGCCCTTACCAGTTCGAAAACTAATATTAAAAGACTAGAGAATcgctaatatatttttttactcgCCGATTTACACCACGAAATGTTGAAAGATAAATTAAGATAAATTATATTTCTAGCGAGAACGTAAATTCAGTGTTCATTACAAAGCAATAATATTGATATCTTCACGGTGTTTTTTACTTTTAGTGTGTAACCTGCACTACGAGGGAAATTGTTGAATCTAAACTGACAATAATATGCAAGTTGTGACGAAGAAATACGTATTGAACTGCTCaatgtttaaaaataataactGTTTATTAATCATATTACCTGGTTGTGCAACGTAAAAAGTACATTCgatgaatttctttctttacaCGAATTTGATATACAATTCAATGTCGCCGGTAAAGGCGTACACATACTAAAACGGCGATATTTTAGCTGTCCTTgttacaaattatttttatacttagtaaaattatattttaaacattgtatattttattagCATATGGGAATTTGACAATATGAGTAGATGCTTGACAAGAGAACACTCGAAATTGACGTCATCAAAGGAAAAAACTATTATTATAGATtgcgtatatatatatcattGTAACTCACTGATCGAAAATAACATTTTAGAGATAGATAATAAAATAGTTTTACCTTTGACCTGTTATAATTCATTCCAATAGAAAGAGTTCTTGGATCACTCTGCTAAGCTACgacgtaattattattatataatttaattgttattCTTTGTGTGTATATTTTGAATGAATTGGAAATAAATCTTTTTATATGACCTTTTTGTATTACTTTCATCTGAACGATTTCGACCGAAAAGCGTCATTAGTAAGTGTACACATTTACTGCATGCTGTcataatgtataaaataaatcagcacaATGTTGTTACCATCCCAGACACACAATGTAGAAGTTTCGCgtataacaattttttgtacattttcttttaaaatatgAAGTTCGTGGCTTTAACGCTTAATAATGCAATTATTCTTATTGTTCTCgatgtatcatattctataacaattacaaaaatgttacagTTCAGTTACACGCTTGATAAAAACTGTTCAATAAAACCTTTGAACATTCTTTATACAGGATAAATTACCTATACAGACATATACGTAACCATAAATTTTATCATGCGTGCAATTAATATTTCCTgcaaaatatttatgaaaaaatctACTTCGTCTAACCATTGTAAATCATAGAATATTAAGTATAACAAAACACGGCTTTTAACTTTAATATTACACTTATTGAGAATATTTGTCAAATATAAAAATCAGAGTTAAATTCATTATTGCACTCTAATGATTCCCATAAAAACATTAACATTATACATGTAGAATAAAATGAGTtaaacgagaaagaaaacatTGACATtgatatttatacaaaattcatTAACTACTTAcgaataataaatacatttaaggtttgaataattttttctaacatctGTAATTATCTCTTAACATTTTAAATGCTTATATGCGTGTCGTACAATTGTACGGCTGTTATAAGTGTAGGCTTCTTCATGAAGGCATATTCGAAATGTTTACATAGACAATTTGACTTATAAATAATcatgaaattaaaataaataacgaaaTTCAACTCCATACATCACTAGAGTAACGTTTTTGTGAATCCATCTTCTTAATGTATGTAGCTGCATCAAGTTCCGCCATCTTTCCTTTTTCCATCACAACTTTTAGTAATATATTATGTACGTCGCGCGCCATGTTTTTAGCGTCACTGTAATCAAACGTAATGCTTAGAAATGTTCTTTCGAGGAatttacagggtgtcccaaaattcaatCAACTCCGTGAAATGGGtggttcccgaggtcatttgaagcgattttttcctttgcaaaaatcacCTCGGGAACCACTCCATTTCTCGGAGTTGATTGaattttgggacatcctgtataagaATATCGTTAGGGAATGAGATACTAACCCACAGACATAGATATGGCCATTTTGTTCGCCGATAACTCTCCATAGTTCCTCCTTATTGTTTTCCAGTAAATGTGTAACATACACTTTGTGATCTTGCTCTCTGCTGAATGCGTTATGCATAATCAGACTGCCATTTTTCACATATTCTTCGAGTTCTTCCTTGTATAGGAAATCTTCGTCCCGTTTCCTACATCCGAAGTACAGAATCGTCTCGCCGACTTCTTTGCCTGGAAGACATGGAAACATAAATGTTAATAGACTTTATCAGTTCTATCATTTGTGTAAGCTCCAAAACTGAAAGATCAGACACGAGAGAGCTATGTAGGAACGCACGATTGTATTACTTCATacaataattttacattgacAGCATACAATGTGTTCACGcaattactagccagcgtttttcttggcagcgtttattgttttattaagtaTATTGTACCTTCTCGTTTAGCGAGATCACGTTCCTGGATAAATGCTCTGAACGGTGCAATACCAGTGCCTGGACCAACCATCACAACAGGTGTGGACACTTTGGTCGGCAAACGGAACTGGGATTTTCGCACAAAAATGGGAACTACGCACGGTGGATCTGATGGGTGCTTCTCCTTCAACCAGCTGGTCGTTACTCCCTTATTAACTCTTCCGGTGGGAGTCTTATATTCTACCACAACCGCAGTAATGTGAACAGACGTAGGATGCAACTGTTAAAAAGGATTCATTGAAACATTATTAATACACCAGGATTATGCCAGGCATAATCTTTTTATAATATTGAATAAGAATCGCACTGTATTACCTTTGGCGACGAGGAAATTGAATAGTAACGACACTGTAATCTCGGTAAAAGTTCACACAAGTGATCCAAAGCTGGTTTTAGACTAGGAATATCTTCTAAAATATGCACTATATTTCTGTTCTCTTGAACTACCCATTGTTGGTAAGCAGCCTTGCCCTCTGCACTGGTTGATGTCATTAATTTCAACTTTTCTTTGTCTTCCGAGTCGGTGCAGTACTCCGCCAATTCTTTAAGTATATGGGTACGCGGATTGCCAGTAATGTCCAAGTAATGTGTTAAAGCTGTTCTATAAGAACAGGGACAAGGGAATGGATGTTTCTTTGTAGATTCCTCTGTAATACAAAGAGCAAGAAGTTAGAAATATCGTTAAACAAGcaccaatttattaaatatagtTTTGAAGTTTACCATCTGTGTTCGTAAGTGTGAACACAGTATCTAAATCCACACCGCATTTCTCTCCAATTTTGTTCACTAGTTCTACGTTATTTACAGGATATACTGCCAAATGATCGCCGGCTTCGTACCGCATTTTCGAGCCTTCTATATCAAACTCTATGTGCATGCAAGACCTGTCCGACTTCGGTCCATGCAGTTCTCGATTGACTTTGAGTGGAGCCAAGAAAGGATTCTTCGCATCGTATGGTCTAGAAGTAACAAAATAAATGTGAGTATTGTGAAAATTATAGGTgtgcatacagggtgttcacttctgttcatttctaaaaaaatt
It encodes:
- the LOC143358669 gene encoding uncharacterized protein LOC143358669 isoform X1, whose translation is MSINVTVNGNPLNIRQGRMVLSDLDQIKKNERDRRRRLRLEQVRQQSKEISDRLLDRVKNITKQEQKKLESNDDLSSRQLFNEKIMEIQQKYQEDMADIGLAHLSAMLEPDHDEILQEQERKNKLAASKRGREAVKQIYEEQKKESAEQQHQNRLRQVRELENLRSTMVAKLPRVNLLEADVEEKEIDEGNKHRKSAKKKTRKQYFKKSPGKITKSYTRISSDLKTRSPRLQSRQKMLHTDPRKDVMRSEEQSVPTSTTNPSALKSTTTTSNAEEIVIELECDKIPEKVTPTSAAEVDKTLRYNPRDYAQPTSASTSNSQSDSSSSLSDDCSCLPPNNEQSKCIRTPKQKVNSSANDKVQLYDHSKHQSNVYNKPVGVVEKIHAWNEPSAIDLAQEIEKSEAVKSHLMESRKATAQKRGEDAVLREKVRRDYQTLLQNLNHLAVEERKLKSNQAEHYQNDAHILQERRKMLKDQHKKKLNRALQTLLPEESLVQCPSYPIERQITLMPREKEKDVDVNAVWVDQCCVSERSDSRAVQSRRKEPETSREEQILDMLKKVEKQKQLLLKEFGADLPSDIFNASMKPLFEKDKSVQAQSTVRQASSIQQRPLSPEIKVISAPCCSESIQKDKTETKESSSVQKVEIAVQTTTEPKHDVVQDKSIQVEIAQEKGSEPKTPNDEVDKVPRHYPLEPKIKVVTPEADTNDSTSSAFANTLNDTDNQNFVPIATKQKHKRVTPRKEKQKSLVGVSRTPSFTKKLPKTFSSRSRLHGLRKPARTITSTPNERIKIYVNKTGLNIELNPAQTPEVTVDASTQSASQTRSTGVQSQIITQSSQIRSAGVQNQTGTKSYSVKSQSTQIKMRDISDSSTSFASLPPIKPRNILEALSNNISVLEMLDSSANESMKFLRGDVTPVSTPETPSPRTMAMPSNVPHASRLSRMLKYASIDSQTNDSSILSSKNDQPMMTDSSGYQQKERSPRHMRKHALKRTVSSNGACSCENPECKLMDAKFHHIRDYALKNCPEILQKYEDLQTMCTERIVSLTNLIEKVRNEQKGVELSIISPADETSLMQLPPVKPRDNNLQSVRDLVENIEAIHNQLAKTLAESQNIIKKNTVSTQDSNQLDEADVETQTNEDMQKITSPYVASKVEEETVKVKPRIISDKRVNIQLDNYRIQLRPKTLEAATQDDNSGHTSKSRDEQMIETLSQEILEQSKSLKNNLLATKECIDSSVDHTLQTDVVDSNFSLSSTRYETSKPAHSSEKVKETRDFVRLLADIPKVSRQVDASLHVNGRSKPPVSLLSGPYRTEIESSVHELSTILEFDTPDTVSKSQSNVKSPLSVKKIAESRATKVVIDPTKHVSASANIHDQRQFAQSYDPSTSMLTSEVTKHRVQATATRFDHPGAFKILTSRMEGKETINKKLQCDTQNKRLSPKEQLQPAIHSAADVDVNGASKNNDKITSTSSNSFSGLSGISQIASTPSSDVLKYASSPEEMEIALKKLGLGWAITTLKKTREASALSSSSTSDDRTPITTGKRISPVKKQFESNYGLPDFSDVSSISVKEASKSTEHAVLLKGRTSTPLHSKLHNSNSNNSATTNTSSTNVSENLQEPSEGLIIPDIALTSSKTNIKRLENR
- the LOC143358669 gene encoding uncharacterized protein LOC143358669 isoform X2 — protein: MVAKLPRVNLLEADVEEKEIDEGNKHRKSAKKKTRKQYFKKSPGKITKSYTRISSDLKTRSPRLQSRQKMLHTDPRKDVMRSEEQSVPTSTTNPSALKSTTTTSNAEEIVIELECDKIPEKVTPTSAAEVDKTLRYNPRDYAQPTSASTSNSQSDSSSSLSDDCSCLPPNNEQSKCIRTPKQKVNSSANDKVQLYDHSKHQSNVYNKPVGVVEKIHAWNEPSAIDLAQEIEKSEAVKSHLMESRKATAQKRGEDAVLREKVRRDYQTLLQNLNHLAVEERKLKSNQAEHYQNDAHILQERRKMLKDQHKKKLNRALQTLLPEESLVQCPSYPIERQITLMPREKEKDVDVNAVWVDQCCVSERSDSRAVQSRRKEPETSREEQILDMLKKVEKQKQLLLKEFGADLPSDIFNASMKPLFEKDKSVQAQSTVRQASSIQQRPLSPEIKVISAPCCSESIQKDKTETKESSSVQKVEIAVQTTTEPKHDVVQDKSIQVEIAQEKGSEPKTPNDEVDKVPRHYPLEPKIKVVTPEADTNDSTSSAFANTLNDTDNQNFVPIATKQKHKRVTPRKEKQKSLVGVSRTPSFTKKLPKTFSSRSRLHGLRKPARTITSTPNERIKIYVNKTGLNIELNPAQTPEVTVDASTQSASQTRSTGVQSQIITQSSQIRSAGVQNQTGTKSYSVKSQSTQIKMRDISDSSTSFASLPPIKPRNILEALSNNISVLEMLDSSANESMKFLRGDVTPVSTPETPSPRTMAMPSNVPHASRLSRMLKYASIDSQTNDSSILSSKNDQPMMTDSSGYQQKERSPRHMRKHALKRTVSSNGACSCENPECKLMDAKFHHIRDYALKNCPEILQKYEDLQTMCTERIVSLTNLIEKVRNEQKGVELSIISPADETSLMQLPPVKPRDNNLQSVRDLVENIEAIHNQLAKTLAESQNIIKKNTVSTQDSNQLDEADVETQTNEDMQKITSPYVASKVEEETVKVKPRIISDKRVNIQLDNYRIQLRPKTLEAATQDDNSGHTSKSRDEQMIETLSQEILEQSKSLKNNLLATKECIDSSVDHTLQTDVVDSNFSLSSTRYETSKPAHSSEKVKETRDFVRLLADIPKVSRQVDASLHVNGRSKPPVSLLSGPYRTEIESSVHELSTILEFDTPDTVSKSQSNVKSPLSVKKIAESRATKVVIDPTKHVSASANIHDQRQFAQSYDPSTSMLTSEVTKHRVQATATRFDHPGAFKILTSRMEGKETINKKLQCDTQNKRLSPKEQLQPAIHSAADVDVNGASKNNDKITSTSSNSFSGLSGISQIASTPSSDVLKYASSPEEMEIALKKLGLGWAITTLKKTREASALSSSSTSDDRTPITTGKRISPVKKQFESNYGLPDFSDVSSISVKEASKSTEHAVLLKGRTSTPLHSKLHNSNSNNSATTNTSSTNVSENLQEPSEGLIIPDIALTSSKTNIKRLENR